A single Corynebacterium resistens DSM 45100 DNA region contains:
- a CDS encoding 1,4-dihydroxy-2-naphthoyl-CoA synthase encodes MTDSVNSTPSTTSAAGTGATGGATNPFDASQWREVPGFDFTDITYHRHIGTERKDGIVRIAFDRPEVRNAFRPHTVDELYRALDHARRTPDVGTILLTGNGPSPKDGGWAFCSGGDQRIRGRSGYQYATSHDGDVQAATAEHVDEARVKAEGGRLHILEVQRLIRTMPKVVIAVVNGWAAGGGHSLHVVCDLTLASREHARFKQTDADVGSFDAGYGSAYLAKQVGQKFAREIFFLGRSYDAETMHRMGAVNEVADHAELEKVAIEWARAINTKSPTAQRMLKFAFNLTDDGLMGQQVFAGEATRLAYMTDEAVEGRDSFLEKREPNWDEFPYYY; translated from the coding sequence ATGACTGATTCTGTGAATTCCACCCCCTCTACTACCTCTGCTGCAGGCACCGGTGCGACCGGCGGCGCCACCAACCCCTTCGATGCTTCACAGTGGCGTGAAGTCCCCGGCTTTGATTTCACCGATATCACTTACCACCGCCATATCGGCACAGAGCGCAAGGACGGCATTGTTCGCATTGCATTCGACCGCCCAGAGGTACGCAATGCTTTCCGCCCGCACACCGTGGACGAGCTCTACCGTGCTCTCGACCACGCGCGCCGTACTCCCGATGTGGGCACGATTTTGCTGACTGGTAATGGCCCTTCCCCGAAGGACGGCGGTTGGGCGTTCTGCTCGGGTGGCGACCAGCGCATTCGCGGTCGCTCTGGTTACCAGTACGCCACTAGCCACGACGGTGACGTGCAAGCCGCAACCGCCGAGCATGTCGACGAAGCGCGCGTCAAAGCGGAAGGTGGTCGCCTGCACATCCTCGAGGTCCAGCGCCTGATTCGCACCATGCCCAAGGTGGTCATCGCCGTTGTCAACGGCTGGGCCGCCGGTGGTGGCCACTCTTTGCACGTGGTCTGTGACCTCACCTTGGCCTCTCGGGAGCATGCGCGTTTTAAGCAGACCGACGCCGACGTGGGATCCTTCGACGCCGGATATGGGTCCGCATACCTTGCTAAGCAAGTAGGGCAAAAGTTCGCGCGCGAGATCTTCTTCCTCGGCCGTTCCTACGATGCCGAAACGATGCACCGCATGGGGGCTGTCAATGAGGTTGCCGATCACGCGGAGTTGGAAAAGGTGGCCATTGAGTGGGCGCGTGCCATCAACACGAAGTCCCCAACCGCCCAGCGGATGCTGAAGTTCGCATTTAACCTGACCGATGACGGCCTGATGGGGCAGCAGGTTTTCGCGGGTGAGGCTACCCGCTTGGCGTACATGACCGATGAGGCCGTGGAGGGGCGCGATAGCTTCCTGGAAAAGCGCGAACCAAACTGGGATGAGTTCCCCTATTACTACTAG
- a CDS encoding DoxX family protein, with amino-acid sequence MSTTSTQSPHPLRSISALIGRIILGGVLIAHGLQKLNTWGPDQTASSFDQMGVPMPEISAQIATWVELVGGILIVLGLLVRFVGPIIFIQMLGAAIFAHRSHGVFVGDGGWELVGVIGAAGLLLAASGAGAFSLDHLFMAPFRARRARKQQEHEQEMVASTPSLNNHLHQGPNAFSTNQASTNHAPTSQTPINQTPASQAPISQTPNNQPTPQKRGPIGQFDKPDSPRTSDGDDTATKVFPKNT; translated from the coding sequence ATGTCTACTACTTCCACACAGTCACCACACCCACTACGAAGTATTTCCGCGTTAATCGGTCGCATCATTCTGGGCGGAGTTTTAATCGCCCATGGCTTGCAAAAGCTGAATACATGGGGGCCGGATCAAACCGCATCCAGCTTTGATCAAATGGGCGTGCCGATGCCCGAGATCTCTGCTCAAATCGCAACTTGGGTAGAGCTGGTCGGCGGAATCCTCATCGTCTTGGGTCTTCTGGTCCGCTTTGTGGGGCCTATCATCTTCATTCAAATGTTGGGCGCTGCCATATTCGCCCACCGCAGCCACGGAGTATTCGTTGGTGACGGTGGCTGGGAACTAGTAGGAGTTATTGGCGCTGCGGGCTTGTTGCTCGCCGCCTCAGGTGCTGGCGCTTTCAGCTTGGATCACCTCTTCATGGCACCTTTCCGGGCTCGTCGCGCACGTAAGCAGCAGGAGCATGAGCAAGAGATGGTCGCAAGCACCCCTTCACTCAACAATCACCTCCACCAAGGACCTAACGCGTTTTCAACCAACCAAGCTTCAACCAACCACGCCCCCACCAGCCAGACTCCAATCAACCAGACCCCTGCCAGCCAGGCTCCAATTAGCCAAACACCAAACAACCAGCCAACACCGCAGAAGCGTGGCCCCATTGGGCAATTCGACAAGCCCGATTCCCCTCGCACATCAGATGGCGACGACACCGCCACGAAGGTTTTCCCCAAAAACACTTGA
- a CDS encoding AMP-binding protein, with amino-acid sequence MPDTLPLQAATIAATELPASIDKLRRVMQGELSLLPLPQSLSAGATTPAPNTSTDLPTLMEVGAPIEAGCIIACTSGSTGTPKGAVLHHSNLRASITATEQYLNSHFNSAPGAWLLALPAHHIAGLQVILRSLHAGYAPVAASHLLDGTPFTASSFVTDTQKLRTIYPNAPLYTSLVPAQLQRLNSPEAITALRSYAAILIGGAAADPELIRSLRTHGVNLTLTYGSSETSGGMVYDGHPLPGGTISLADPDSTTGLGRVTLTGPMVARGYRNVDSATAFPSPGTFLTSDLGILLPDATLSIRGRADGAVNIGGYKVLVEDVERAAREHGVSQGMMCALGVDDDRFGQGVVLLIEDATASEVHEATRCIRDQLRGKVARHLIPQKAWIVPELPVTGPGKIDRQQVKSWARTTLLKD; translated from the coding sequence ATGCCCGACACGCTCCCTTTGCAGGCTGCAACTATCGCAGCCACCGAACTCCCCGCTTCCATCGATAAGCTGCGAAGAGTCATGCAAGGGGAGCTTTCACTTCTTCCATTACCCCAATCACTCTCCGCGGGAGCCACAACCCCGGCACCAAACACCAGCACCGACTTACCAACCCTCATGGAAGTCGGGGCTCCCATCGAAGCCGGGTGCATCATCGCCTGCACCTCCGGATCCACAGGCACACCAAAGGGAGCAGTCCTACACCACTCCAACCTCCGGGCTTCCATCACAGCCACCGAGCAATACCTGAACAGTCACTTCAACAGCGCCCCTGGCGCATGGCTTTTAGCGCTGCCCGCCCACCACATAGCTGGCTTGCAAGTCATTCTGCGCAGCTTGCACGCGGGCTACGCTCCGGTAGCAGCCAGCCACCTCCTCGACGGCACTCCTTTCACAGCCTCGTCCTTCGTCACCGATACCCAGAAACTGCGCACTATCTACCCAAACGCACCCCTCTACACCTCCCTAGTCCCAGCTCAGCTCCAGCGCCTTAACTCACCGGAGGCCATCACTGCACTGCGGTCCTACGCTGCCATCCTCATCGGCGGCGCAGCTGCCGACCCGGAACTCATCCGCTCACTTCGCACCCACGGAGTAAACCTCACCCTGACCTACGGATCCAGTGAAACCAGCGGTGGCATGGTTTACGACGGCCACCCCCTCCCCGGAGGCACCATTTCCCTCGCCGATCCAGACTCCACAACCGGACTTGGGCGCGTCACCCTAACCGGCCCCATGGTCGCACGCGGTTACCGCAACGTCGATTCCGCTACCGCCTTCCCATCCCCCGGTACCTTTCTCACCTCCGACCTCGGGATTCTTCTACCCGACGCCACCTTGTCCATCCGCGGTCGCGCCGACGGCGCGGTGAACATCGGGGGATACAAGGTGTTAGTGGAAGACGTTGAGCGAGCTGCCCGTGAACACGGCGTGAGCCAAGGAATGATGTGTGCCCTAGGTGTAGATGATGACCGGTTTGGGCAGGGCGTCGTCCTACTAATAGAAGATGCGACAGCCAGCGAAGTGCACGAGGCGACTCGGTGCATTCGCGACCAGTTACGTGGCAAAGTTGCCCGTCATCTAATTCCGCAAAAAGCGTGGATAGTTCCGGAGTTGCCAGTGACTGGGCCGGGGAAGATCGACCGACAACAGGTGAAGTCGTGGGCGAGGACTACACTGCTTAAGGATTAG